A stretch of the Ostrea edulis chromosome 9, xbOstEdul1.1, whole genome shotgun sequence genome encodes the following:
- the LOC125660456 gene encoding uncharacterized protein LOC125660456 isoform X2, which translates to MINPTLTTVAVLLVIYSTAADVTALPDVNSASPGADSASTSISTTSSSVSTTSTSISTTSAESVNECKDAEDFDCELYNPKVICNTTGIYYPWSRVRCPLYCGFCHRPTLTILCKDEIPNCADYQGDMCTNPFYRLFREKNCRKSCNICKGFDSIPNLDSLYG; encoded by the exons ATGATAAATCCCACTCTGACAACTGTTGCTGTACTTCTCGTTATATACAGCACAG CGGCAGACGTAACAGCTCTGCCGGACGTAAACTCAGCATCCCCAGGAGCCGATTCAGCATCCACCAGCATTAGTAC AACATCCAGCAGCGTTAGTACTACGTCCACCAGCATTAGTACTACGTCCGCTGAATCGGTAAATG AGTGTAAGGACGCTGAGGATTTCGACTGTGAGCTGTATAACCCCAAAGTGATATGTAATACCACTGGCATCTACTATCCCTGGTCCAGAGTCAGATGCCCGCTGTATTGTGGATTTTGTCATC GTCCAACGTTAACAATTCTTTGTAAAGACGAGATCCCAAACTGTGCTGATTACCAAGGGGACATGTGTACAAATCCATTCTATCGACTCTTCAGGGAGAAAAACTGCAGAAAATCCTGTAACATATGTAaag GTTTTGATTCCATCCCGAATCTCGATTCCTTGTATGGGTGA
- the LOC125660456 gene encoding uncharacterized protein LOC125660456 isoform X1: MINPTLTTVAVLLVIYSTAADVTALPDVNSASPGADSASTSISTSTSVSTTSTSISTTSSSVSTTSTSISTTSAESVNECKDAEDFDCELYNPKVICNTTGIYYPWSRVRCPLYCGFCHRPTLTILCKDEIPNCADYQGDMCTNPFYRLFREKNCRKSCNICKGFDSIPNLDSLYG; this comes from the exons ATGATAAATCCCACTCTGACAACTGTTGCTGTACTTCTCGTTATATACAGCACAG CGGCAGACGTAACAGCTCTGCCGGACGTAAACTCAGCATCCCCAGGAGCCGATTCAGCATCCACCAGCATTAGTACGTCCACCAGCGTTAGTACTACGTCCACCAGCATTAGTACAACATCCAGCAGCGTTAGTACTACGTCCACCAGCATTAGTACTACGTCCGCTGAATCGGTAAATG AGTGTAAGGACGCTGAGGATTTCGACTGTGAGCTGTATAACCCCAAAGTGATATGTAATACCACTGGCATCTACTATCCCTGGTCCAGAGTCAGATGCCCGCTGTATTGTGGATTTTGTCATC GTCCAACGTTAACAATTCTTTGTAAAGACGAGATCCCAAACTGTGCTGATTACCAAGGGGACATGTGTACAAATCCATTCTATCGACTCTTCAGGGAGAAAAACTGCAGAAAATCCTGTAACATATGTAaag GTTTTGATTCCATCCCGAATCTCGATTCCTTGTATGGGTGA